The Opitutaceae bacterium genome has a window encoding:
- a CDS encoding YeeE/YedE thiosulfate transporter family protein has translation MKSSTRQPYWNPYLAGFVLGLVLLAAFVVMGRGLGASGAFSTAVATSVNAIAPEHAGGNAFYARYLGNGETSPMKDWLVFEVLGVLVGGFLSAALSSRLALTIEKGPRITAGSRLVLALIGGALMGIGSKLALGCTSGQALSGGALLNLGSWAFMMFVFGGAYGLAWFLRRQWL, from the coding sequence ATGAAATCATCGACTAGACAACCGTACTGGAATCCATATCTCGCGGGATTTGTCCTGGGGCTTGTCCTGCTTGCCGCCTTTGTCGTCATGGGGCGCGGGTTGGGCGCATCCGGAGCGTTCAGCACGGCGGTGGCGACCTCGGTCAATGCCATCGCCCCGGAACACGCCGGGGGCAATGCCTTCTACGCCCGATATCTTGGGAACGGGGAAACCAGTCCGATGAAAGACTGGCTCGTCTTTGAAGTGCTTGGCGTTCTCGTCGGCGGCTTTCTCTCGGCCGCCCTGTCCAGCCGGTTGGCCCTGACCATCGAGAAGGGACCCCGGATTACCGCCGGGTCGCGTCTGGTCCTCGCTTTGATCGGTGGCGCACTCATGGGGATCGGATCCAAGCTCGCCCTCGGTTGTACCAGTGGACAGGCCCTTTCCGGGGGGGCACTGCTCAATCTCGGCAGTTGGGCATTCATGATGTTCGTTTTCGGCGGGGCCTACGGGCTGGCCTGGTTCTTGAGGAGGCAATGGCTATGA
- a CDS encoding YeeE/YedE thiosulfate transporter family protein, with protein sequence MMAPFYKFGAFGDEVSLIVAFVIGIGFGFVLERAGFGSARKLAAQFYFRDMAVLKVMFTAIVTAMVGVYLLARSGYLDLSLVYLTPTYLVPQIVGGIILGVGFVIGGYCPGTSVVSAGTGRVDGMVYLVGVVGGLLAYAEIYPMIAEWTQSTDLGQITLPAFFDLSYGLVVAAVVVMAVIAFVASEMAERRLGGVELSGGSLIGHPWKMTPARGLMAGLLGLAFVAFFAGDPYRGSRAVLDTKQLAMTVSGRQDHFTVDDLADRIIRGENNYVLLDLRDAESFNRYHIPTARNLPLSEWEPDLLPRNESIVLYSDGGIHAAQAWFLMRAQGYPSVYILLGGLDAWMEEVLYPTEPADPSPEAAREFARRAEMSRYFGGTPRTASGESGESGGPTLPELAPPVMPVAPAGAVQPAKRKKREGC encoded by the coding sequence ATGATGGCACCTTTCTACAAGTTCGGCGCTTTCGGGGATGAGGTCAGCTTGATCGTGGCCTTTGTCATCGGAATCGGCTTTGGCTTTGTCCTTGAGCGGGCGGGTTTCGGCAGTGCCCGAAAACTGGCGGCCCAGTTCTATTTCCGCGACATGGCCGTGCTCAAAGTAATGTTTACCGCGATCGTCACGGCGATGGTCGGTGTCTACCTGCTGGCGCGGAGTGGTTATCTGGACCTGTCGCTGGTCTACCTGACACCGACCTACCTCGTTCCCCAGATTGTGGGGGGGATCATACTCGGAGTTGGATTTGTCATCGGCGGCTATTGTCCGGGCACTTCGGTTGTTTCGGCCGGAACCGGTCGGGTGGACGGTATGGTCTATCTGGTCGGTGTGGTCGGCGGACTTCTGGCCTACGCCGAGATTTATCCGATGATCGCGGAATGGACGCAATCGACCGATCTGGGACAGATCACCTTGCCGGCTTTCTTTGACCTTTCCTATGGCCTGGTTGTCGCCGCGGTGGTCGTCATGGCGGTCATTGCCTTCGTCGCCTCGGAGATGGCCGAGCGCCGCCTGGGCGGAGTGGAGTTGTCGGGCGGATCCCTGATCGGACATCCCTGGAAGATGACCCCGGCGCGTGGATTGATGGCGGGGTTGCTTGGGCTGGCATTCGTTGCGTTCTTCGCGGGCGACCCGTATCGGGGCAGTCGGGCCGTTCTGGATACCAAGCAGCTGGCGATGACGGTGAGTGGGCGGCAGGATCACTTCACGGTGGACGATCTGGCGGACCGGATCATCCGTGGTGAGAACAACTATGTCCTGCTTGATCTGCGGGATGCCGAGAGCTTCAATCGCTACCATATCCCGACGGCCCGGAATCTCCCGCTGTCCGAGTGGGAACCGGATCTGCTCCCTCGAAACGAGTCGATAGTTCTCTATTCCGATGGAGGTATCCATGCGGCCCAGGCCTGGTTTCTCATGCGGGCCCAGGGCTATCCTTCGGTCTATATCCTGCTGGGTGGACTGGATGCCTGGATGGAAGAGGTCCTTTACCCGACGGAACCGGCGGATCCCAGTCCGGAGGCGGCCCGGGAATTCGCGCGGAGGGCGGAGATGTCCCGCTATTTCGGGGGCACGCCGCGAACTGCGTCGGGTGAATCCGGAGAATCCGGCGGTCCGACGTTGCCGGAACTGGCGCCCCCGGTCATGCCGGTCGCCCCGGCCGGTGCGGTCCAGCCGGCAAAGAGAAAGAAGCGCGAAGGTTGCTGA
- the deoC gene encoding deoxyribose-phosphate aldolase, whose translation MNTTIHELAKMIDHSLLHPTMTDALLDAGCALAAHHDVATVCVKPYYVPRAAELLAGTNVLVCSVIGFPHGNNHTSIKVQEAELAMVEGAKEIDMVVNVGRALGGNFDYVAADIRAVNEACGARGAILKVIFENDYLMDEHIVELCRICSEIGVAFVKTSTGYGFVKQANGDYNYKGATDHHLKLMRASCAEKVQIKAAGGIRTLDDMLKVRSFGVTRIGATATETLLQEARNRGFPEHPGQPTVASSR comes from the coding sequence ATGAATACCACCATCCACGAACTGGCCAAGATGATCGATCATTCACTGCTGCATCCGACCATGACGGATGCCCTGCTCGACGCCGGATGCGCATTGGCCGCGCACCACGACGTCGCCACGGTCTGTGTAAAGCCCTACTATGTGCCGCGAGCGGCGGAATTGCTGGCCGGCACGAACGTGCTGGTCTGCTCGGTCATTGGGTTTCCGCATGGCAACAACCACACCTCGATCAAGGTTCAGGAAGCTGAACTGGCCATGGTCGAAGGGGCGAAGGAGATCGACATGGTGGTGAACGTCGGACGCGCGCTGGGCGGAAACTTCGATTATGTCGCCGCCGATATTCGTGCGGTAAATGAGGCCTGCGGCGCTCGTGGCGCGATCCTCAAGGTCATCTTCGAGAACGACTACCTCATGGACGAGCACATCGTCGAACTCTGCAGGATCTGTTCCGAGATCGGCGTGGCGTTTGTGAAGACTTCCACCGGCTACGGCTTCGTCAAACAGGCAAATGGCGACTACAACTACAAGGGTGCGACCGATCACCATCTGAAGCTGATGCGCGCCAGTTGCGCCGAGAAGGTCCAGATCAAGGCGGCTGGTGGTATTCGCACGCTTGATGACATGCTCAAGGTCCGATCGTTCGGCGTCACCCGCATTGGCGCCACGGCGACTGAAACGCTATTGCAGGAAGCTCGCAACCGGGGCTTTCCGGAACATCCCGGCCAACCAACCGTGGCCTCCAGCCGTTGA
- a CDS encoding sugar phosphate isomerase/epimerase, translated as MKLGFVSAILPELRLEEVLRFAADNGFDTIEPMCWPAGKAERRYAGVTHIDVSDFDKSEADKVRKLTTEHGIGISALGYYPNPLVADDAEAAVYIAHLRKVIDAAVLLGINQINTFVGRDPGLSQAANWELFDRRWPDLVRFAEECDVRIGIENCPMFFSSDEYPGGKNLAVSPAAWREMFSRIPSEHFGLNYDPSHLVWQQMDPIKPLKEFASKLFHIHAKDVRVDRDRLDEVGILATPLEYHCPKLPGLGEIDWGRFFSVLGDTGYDGAVCIEVEDRAYEASLDTRKAALRQSGRFLRQFIGS; from the coding sequence ATGAAACTTGGATTCGTATCCGCCATCCTTCCCGAACTCAGACTGGAGGAGGTCCTCCGCTTCGCCGCCGACAACGGTTTCGACACGATCGAGCCCATGTGCTGGCCGGCCGGCAAGGCCGAGCGCCGCTATGCCGGCGTCACCCACATCGACGTCTCCGACTTCGACAAATCCGAAGCCGACAAAGTCCGGAAGCTGACCACGGAACACGGCATCGGGATCTCCGCTCTCGGCTACTACCCGAATCCGCTGGTCGCGGACGACGCCGAGGCCGCCGTCTACATCGCCCACCTCAGGAAGGTCATCGATGCCGCCGTCCTCCTTGGTATCAATCAGATCAATACATTTGTCGGACGCGACCCCGGACTTTCCCAGGCCGCAAACTGGGAGCTTTTCGATCGCCGTTGGCCCGACCTGGTCCGTTTTGCAGAGGAATGCGACGTCCGAATCGGCATCGAGAACTGTCCGATGTTCTTCAGCTCCGACGAATACCCCGGCGGAAAGAATCTGGCCGTTTCCCCGGCCGCCTGGAGGGAGATGTTCTCACGGATCCCCAGCGAACATTTCGGCCTCAACTACGACCCATCCCATCTCGTCTGGCAGCAGATGGACCCGATCAAACCGCTCAAGGAATTCGCCTCGAAGCTCTTCCACATCCACGCCAAGGATGTGCGCGTCGACCGTGACCGGCTTGACGAAGTCGGCATCCTCGCCACGCCCCTTGAATACCACTGCCCTAAGCTTCCGGGCCTGGGCGAGATCGACTGGGGCCGCTTCTTCTCCGTCCTCGGAGATACCGGCTACGACGGCGCGGTCTGCATCGAGGTCGAAGACCGCGCCTACGAGGCCAGCCTCGACACCCGCAAAGCCGCCCTCAGACAGAGCGGTCGCTTCCTCCGTCAATTTATCGGATCATGA